A window of the Gossypium hirsutum isolate 1008001.06 chromosome A05, Gossypium_hirsutum_v2.1, whole genome shotgun sequence genome harbors these coding sequences:
- the LOC107960101 gene encoding uncharacterized protein isoform X4 codes for MVTLLSYLNRPILSKILVVKKKPFSIPEHISIPIVRMISSVSMGILGTGFCTIFLNLGRRQPGDVSAYSIFNEDFRELPGTLNADAIDRDIRIEVAQTWTMHP; via the exons ATGGTGACTTTGCTTTCATATCTCAATCGCCCTATACTTTCAAagattttg GTAGTAAAGAAGAAACCTTTTTCGATTCCCGAGCATATCTCAATTCCGATTGTGAGGATGATTTCTTCAGTGTCAATGGGG ATACTTGGAACtggtttttgtacaattttcctGAACCTTGGACGGCGGCAACCTGGTGATGTCAG TGCATATTCCATCTTCAATGAAGATTTTAGAGAGCTTCCTGGGACCCTGAATGCAGATGCCATTGATAGAGATATAAGGATAG AGGTTGCTCAAACATGGACGATGCACCCTTGA
- the LOC107960101 gene encoding uncharacterized protein isoform X5: MVTLLSYLNRPILSKILVVKKKPFSIPEHISIPIVRMISSVSMGILGTGFCTIFLNLGRRQPGDVSAYSIFNEDFRELPGTLNADAIDRDIRIAQM; this comes from the exons ATGGTGACTTTGCTTTCATATCTCAATCGCCCTATACTTTCAAagattttg GTAGTAAAGAAGAAACCTTTTTCGATTCCCGAGCATATCTCAATTCCGATTGTGAGGATGATTTCTTCAGTGTCAATGGGG ATACTTGGAACtggtttttgtacaattttcctGAACCTTGGACGGCGGCAACCTGGTGATGTCAG TGCATATTCCATCTTCAATGAAGATTTTAGAGAGCTTCCTGGGACCCTGAATGCAGATGCCATTGATAGAGATATAAGGATAG CTCAAATGTAA
- the LOC107960101 gene encoding uncharacterized protein At3g27210 isoform X2, with protein sequence MGSCVSVYKSYQEPASAMKVGLSFGSKTDNNLIIPPSPVKEKPVANGDFAFISQSPYTFKDFGSKEETFFDSRAYLNSDCEDDFFSVNGDTWNWFLYNFPEPWTAATW encoded by the exons ATGGGTTCATGTGTTTCAGTGTATAAGAGCTATCAAGAGCCAGCCTCAGCCATGAAAGTTGGACTTTCTTTTGGGTCTAAAACAGATAATAACCTCATCATTCCACCATCACCTGTTAAGGAGAAACCAGTTGCCAATGGTGACTTTGCTTTCATATCTCAATCGCCCTATACTTTCAAagattttg GTAGTAAAGAAGAAACCTTTTTCGATTCCCGAGCATATCTCAATTCCGATTGTGAGGATGATTTCTTCAGTGTCAATGGGG ATACTTGGAACtggtttttgtacaattttcctGAACCTTGGACGGCGGCAACCTGGTGA
- the LOC107960101 gene encoding uncharacterized protein isoform X3, which produces MVTLLSYLNRPILSKILVVKKKPFSIPEHISIPIVRMISSVSMGILGTGFCTIFLNLGRRQPGDVRYPLASKLQFLSAYSIFNEDFRELPGTLNADAIDRDIRIAQM; this is translated from the exons ATGGTGACTTTGCTTTCATATCTCAATCGCCCTATACTTTCAAagattttg GTAGTAAAGAAGAAACCTTTTTCGATTCCCGAGCATATCTCAATTCCGATTGTGAGGATGATTTCTTCAGTGTCAATGGGG ATACTTGGAACtggtttttgtacaattttcctGAACCTTGGACGGCGGCAACCTGGTGATGTCAGGTATCCTCTTGCTTCTAAACTCCAATTCCTAAG TGCATATTCCATCTTCAATGAAGATTTTAGAGAGCTTCCTGGGACCCTGAATGCAGATGCCATTGATAGAGATATAAGGATAG CTCAAATGTAA
- the LOC107960101 gene encoding uncharacterized protein isoform X1, whose amino-acid sequence MVTLLSYLNRPILSKILVVKKKPFSIPEHISIPIVRMISSVSMGILGTGFCTIFLNLGRRQPGDVRYPLASKLQFLSAYSIFNEDFRELPGTLNADAIDRDIRIEVAQTWTMHP is encoded by the exons ATGGTGACTTTGCTTTCATATCTCAATCGCCCTATACTTTCAAagattttg GTAGTAAAGAAGAAACCTTTTTCGATTCCCGAGCATATCTCAATTCCGATTGTGAGGATGATTTCTTCAGTGTCAATGGGG ATACTTGGAACtggtttttgtacaattttcctGAACCTTGGACGGCGGCAACCTGGTGATGTCAGGTATCCTCTTGCTTCTAAACTCCAATTCCTAAG TGCATATTCCATCTTCAATGAAGATTTTAGAGAGCTTCCTGGGACCCTGAATGCAGATGCCATTGATAGAGATATAAGGATAG AGGTTGCTCAAACATGGACGATGCACCCTTGA